One Microbacterium esteraromaticum genomic window carries:
- a CDS encoding ATP-binding cassette domain-containing protein: protein MGADTIDATDAILTLRGIRKAFRVRKGLKALEIQALDGVDLTLRRSKVLGVIGESGSGKSTLANIIMGLDTPDAGQMMFDGAEIDMHSRRVRASIARDIQVVFQDPYSSLNPRMNVFQLLREPLRHVPFDSKNALWEHCAELLELVGLDADALDRHPHQFSGGQRQRIAIARAIALKPKVLVCDEAVSALDVSIQAQVLELLADLRERLGLSIVFIAHGLSAVERICDDVMVMNGGRVVEEGPSAQVLQTPADPYTQRLVAVSRDIVPFRLMPHDTEA, encoded by the coding sequence ATGGGAGCCGACACCATCGACGCAACGGACGCGATCCTCACCCTGAGAGGGATCCGCAAGGCGTTCCGGGTACGGAAAGGGCTCAAGGCCCTCGAGATCCAGGCTCTCGACGGAGTCGATCTGACCCTTCGCCGCTCGAAGGTGCTCGGAGTCATCGGCGAGTCGGGCTCCGGCAAGTCGACCCTCGCGAACATCATCATGGGCCTCGACACACCCGACGCGGGACAGATGATGTTCGACGGAGCCGAGATCGACATGCATTCGCGGCGTGTCCGCGCATCGATCGCACGCGACATCCAGGTCGTCTTCCAGGATCCGTACTCCTCGCTGAATCCCCGCATGAATGTCTTCCAGCTCCTGCGGGAGCCGCTGCGCCACGTGCCCTTCGACTCGAAGAACGCGCTCTGGGAGCACTGCGCCGAGCTGCTCGAGCTCGTCGGACTCGATGCCGATGCCCTCGATCGCCACCCCCACCAGTTCTCGGGAGGCCAGCGGCAGCGTATCGCCATCGCGCGGGCGATCGCACTCAAGCCGAAGGTGCTCGTGTGCGACGAGGCGGTCTCGGCCCTGGACGTCTCGATCCAGGCGCAGGTGCTCGAGCTTCTCGCCGACCTGCGCGAGCGCCTCGGACTCTCGATCGTCTTCATCGCCCACGGTCTGAGCGCCGTCGAGCGGATATGCGACGACGTGATGGTGATGAACGGCGGCCGGGTGGTGGAAGAGGGGCCGAGCGCGCAGGTGCTGCAGACGCCCGCGGATCCCTACACGCAGCGCCTGGTAGCCGTCAGCCGCGACATCGTTCCCTTCAGACTCATGCCGCACGACACCGAAGCCTGA
- a CDS encoding ABC transporter ATP-binding protein, translating to MQQTPLLRVENLVVTPKNDPSLTLVNDVSFDIHPGERVAIVGESGSGKSLTCFSVMGLLDPALQVSSGEISWEGRSTLSMTPSEHRRLLRTQLSMVYQEPLTALNPLMSLGRQIKEGVPGVRDEDVLRILDEVGMRDPQRVARAMPHELSGGMRQRAMIAMAMVRQPRLLIADEPTTALDVTIEYQVLKLMYELTERMNTALLFVTHDLGVVARLADRVIVMYLGEVVEEGETAEVLGAPAHPYTKRLLAASSLATARKLVLEEEK from the coding sequence ATGCAGCAGACACCCCTTCTCCGCGTCGAGAACCTCGTCGTCACACCGAAGAACGACCCCTCGCTCACGCTGGTCAACGATGTCTCGTTCGACATACACCCCGGCGAGCGCGTGGCGATCGTCGGCGAATCCGGATCGGGAAAGAGCCTGACCTGCTTCTCAGTCATGGGCCTGCTCGACCCGGCCCTCCAGGTGAGCAGCGGTGAGATCAGCTGGGAGGGACGCAGCACGCTCTCCATGACCCCGTCGGAGCACCGCAGGCTGCTGCGCACACAGCTCTCGATGGTGTACCAGGAGCCGCTGACCGCGCTCAATCCGCTGATGAGCCTCGGCCGGCAGATCAAGGAGGGTGTTCCGGGTGTCCGGGACGAGGACGTCCTCCGCATCCTGGACGAGGTGGGCATGCGAGACCCGCAGCGCGTCGCGCGGGCCATGCCGCACGAGCTGTCGGGCGGCATGCGTCAGCGCGCGATGATCGCCATGGCGATGGTGCGCCAGCCGCGACTGCTCATCGCGGACGAGCCGACGACCGCCCTCGACGTGACCATCGAGTACCAGGTGCTCAAGCTCATGTACGAGCTGACCGAGCGGATGAACACCGCGCTCCTCTTCGTAACGCACGACCTCGGGGTCGTCGCGAGGCTCGCCGATCGCGTCATCGTGATGTACCTCGGCGAGGTCGTCGAGGAGGGCGAGACAGCGGAGGTGCTGGGGGCGCCTGCCCACCCCTACACGAAGAGGCTGCTGGCCGCGTCCTCGCTCGCGACTGCACGCAAGCTCGTCCTCGAGGAGGAGAAGTGA
- a CDS encoding ABC transporter permease — translation MTGTDAPQSTHAIRQPKKRASLLRSATWPARVSMAILAAICLLAVIGPWVTPHDPAQIDVTKALLPPFTTDPAVHVLGTDNLGRDILSRLIVGSRISILVGVLGVTVAGVIGVTVGIVAGYFGGWVDAVLMRIVDAFLSIPTILLILAVLAILNPGVTTLIIVLGLTTWVVYARQVRNEVLEIRERLFVKAARTFGSGNLFITTRHILVNVVPTFVVLSTLSVAALIVTESSLSFLGLGIQPPDVSWGLMLTGGRDYLATAWWVSTFPGLAITLTVLCILFIGDWLRAQLDPRLKTTV, via the coding sequence GTGACCGGCACCGATGCACCGCAGTCGACCCATGCGATCCGTCAACCGAAGAAGCGCGCCTCCCTGCTGCGCTCGGCCACCTGGCCCGCGCGCGTGTCGATGGCGATCCTGGCCGCCATCTGCCTCCTGGCGGTGATCGGGCCGTGGGTGACGCCTCATGACCCTGCTCAGATCGACGTCACGAAGGCGCTGCTGCCTCCCTTCACCACCGATCCGGCCGTCCACGTGCTCGGCACGGACAACCTCGGGCGCGACATCCTCTCGCGGCTGATCGTCGGCTCGCGGATCTCGATCCTCGTCGGGGTGCTCGGCGTCACCGTGGCGGGCGTCATCGGCGTGACGGTCGGCATCGTGGCCGGCTACTTCGGCGGCTGGGTCGACGCCGTGCTGATGCGGATCGTCGACGCCTTCCTCTCGATCCCGACGATCCTGCTGATCCTCGCCGTGCTCGCGATCCTCAACCCGGGCGTGACCACCCTGATCATCGTGCTCGGTCTGACGACCTGGGTGGTCTACGCCCGCCAGGTGCGCAACGAGGTGCTCGAGATCCGCGAGCGCCTGTTCGTGAAGGCCGCACGAACCTTCGGCTCGGGGAACCTGTTCATCACCACGCGGCACATCCTCGTGAACGTCGTCCCCACGTTCGTCGTGCTCTCCACCCTCAGCGTTGCGGCGCTGATCGTCACTGAGTCATCCCTGAGCTTCCTCGGGCTGGGCATCCAGCCGCCGGATGTGTCGTGGGGCCTGATGCTGACGGGCGGACGCGACTACCTCGCCACCGCGTGGTGGGTGAGCACGTTCCCTGGCCTGGCGATCACCCTCACGGTGCTCTGCATCCTGTTCATCGGCGACTGGCTTCGCGCCCAGCTCGACCCTCGGCTCAAGACCACGGTGTGA
- a CDS encoding ABC transporter permease → MLNYLLRRVLEAIPVLLIILTFVFVLVNVAGDPVASMLGEEATPQQVAATRHALGLDRPIVVQYVDYLWHVVQGDFGDSYRYGQPALVLVLQRLPVTLTLAISGIALAVAFAIPAGVIAAVRRGSALDNSLLGISVLAKAMPNFWLGIMLILVFSVGLRLLPVSGSGSIAHLVLPAVALATGVAAEIMMLVRSSVIEELGNDYVRTARGKGITESRVLRVHALRNAFVPVTSIVLLQFAGLIGGAIIVETVFAWPGLGMLLIQAVTNKDLPVVQAGVFVVALMIIVVNLCGDVIFRLSDRRIQL, encoded by the coding sequence GTGCTGAACTATCTGCTGCGACGGGTGCTCGAAGCGATCCCTGTGCTGCTGATCATCCTCACGTTCGTCTTCGTGCTGGTGAACGTCGCGGGTGATCCGGTTGCGAGCATGCTCGGCGAGGAGGCCACGCCCCAGCAGGTGGCCGCCACGCGCCACGCGCTCGGCCTCGACCGGCCCATAGTCGTTCAGTACGTCGACTACCTCTGGCATGTCGTCCAGGGTGATTTCGGCGATTCCTACCGCTACGGTCAGCCGGCGCTGGTGCTCGTGCTGCAGCGCCTGCCCGTCACCCTCACGCTCGCGATCAGCGGAATCGCGCTGGCCGTGGCCTTCGCGATCCCCGCAGGCGTCATCGCCGCGGTGCGCCGAGGAAGCGCACTGGACAACTCGCTGCTCGGCATCTCGGTGCTGGCGAAGGCGATGCCCAACTTCTGGCTCGGCATCATGCTGATCCTGGTCTTCTCCGTCGGACTGCGCCTGCTTCCCGTCTCGGGCTCCGGCTCGATCGCCCACCTGGTCCTTCCGGCGGTCGCCCTGGCCACAGGCGTCGCCGCCGAGATCATGATGCTGGTGAGATCCAGCGTGATCGAGGAGCTCGGGAACGACTACGTGCGCACCGCGCGCGGCAAGGGCATCACCGAGTCGCGTGTGCTTCGCGTGCACGCGCTGCGCAACGCGTTCGTTCCGGTCACCAGCATCGTGCTCCTGCAGTTCGCGGGCCTCATCGGCGGCGCGATCATCGTGGAGACCGTCTTCGCCTGGCCGGGGCTGGGGATGCTGCTCATCCAGGCCGTCACCAACAAGGACCTGCCGGTCGTCCAGGCCGGCGTATTCGTCGTAGCCCTGATGATCATCGTCGTGAACCTGTGCGGCGATGTCATCTTCCGCCTCTCAGACCGGAGGATCCAGCTGTGA
- a CDS encoding helix-turn-helix domain-containing protein has protein sequence MENGADATLVAVGSRLRDIRKEAGLSLRDLATRSGMSASFLSLVERGECSLSLTSLFGIARALEIDPADVVGAASNAAPAQAEFGIWRAGDRPKPKSVVGEREYFAFSAAVAQSGLRPIFLRIHPTKVALPRLSHEGEEVAVVLSGTLTFELRDEIVELGAGDAIHLSSQTPHTILNRTDGIVEAIWLSADGDASAHHPSY, from the coding sequence ATGGAGAACGGCGCCGATGCGACGCTGGTGGCTGTCGGCAGCCGGCTGCGCGACATCCGCAAGGAGGCGGGGCTCAGCCTGCGCGATCTGGCGACACGGTCTGGGATGTCGGCCAGCTTCCTCTCGCTCGTGGAGCGAGGGGAGTGCTCACTGTCGCTGACTTCGCTGTTCGGCATCGCCCGAGCGCTGGAGATCGATCCCGCAGACGTCGTCGGGGCGGCATCGAATGCGGCTCCGGCTCAGGCCGAGTTCGGGATCTGGCGCGCCGGCGATCGTCCGAAGCCCAAGAGCGTCGTGGGCGAGCGGGAGTACTTCGCCTTCTCGGCCGCCGTCGCGCAGTCCGGCCTGCGGCCGATCTTCCTCCGGATCCACCCCACGAAGGTCGCCCTGCCGAGGCTGAGCCACGAGGGCGAAGAGGTCGCCGTCGTCCTATCCGGCACATTGACGTTCGAGCTGCGCGACGAGATCGTCGAGCTCGGCGCGGGCGACGCCATACATCTCAGCTCGCAGACACCCCATACCATCCTCAACCGCACAGACGGCATCGTCGAGGCGATCTGGCTGTCGGCAGACGGCGACGCCTCGGCGCATCACCCGTCGTACTGA
- a CDS encoding NAD(P)/FAD-dependent oxidoreductase — translation MASSPTAIVIGTGVAGASTGFALARRGVDVTMIESGFEAPATAAGAGIIQPWSSAVEGGYYRYYAAGADFYDELIPRLAEVGIDDIGYRQSGALVVNREASLLDEVEERVHSRIGAARLAGEVSRVSEARAKELFPPLGDGFEGIHISGGARVDGRVLRRGLLDAIERLGGRVVEGTATLEPTADGLWAAVVDGRQIVADSIVLAAGAWTNRLLEPLGKRVAIEPQRGQITHLHVGSVDTRFWPSVHPMSGHYMLAFDDSRVVVGATREPGTGFDPRVTAAGQREVLENALAVAPGLADATLIETRVGLRPMPEGTLPVVGAIDTMPGVYLNAGFGAGGLTMGPIVGDQLAAIMLGQADAPSEGILAPVRL, via the coding sequence ATGGCCTCGAGCCCCACTGCCATCGTGATCGGAACCGGCGTCGCCGGCGCTTCGACGGGTTTCGCTCTCGCGAGGCGCGGCGTCGACGTCACCATGATCGAATCGGGGTTCGAGGCGCCGGCGACGGCCGCCGGCGCCGGGATCATCCAGCCCTGGAGCTCGGCGGTCGAGGGGGGGTACTACCGCTATTACGCGGCGGGAGCCGACTTCTACGACGAGCTGATCCCGCGCCTGGCCGAAGTGGGCATCGACGACATCGGCTATCGCCAGTCGGGGGCTCTCGTCGTCAACCGCGAGGCGAGCCTTCTCGACGAGGTCGAGGAGCGCGTGCACAGCCGGATCGGCGCCGCACGTCTCGCGGGCGAGGTGTCGCGGGTGTCCGAGGCGCGTGCGAAGGAGCTCTTCCCTCCGCTCGGAGACGGCTTCGAGGGCATCCACATCTCGGGCGGCGCGCGCGTCGACGGGCGGGTGCTGCGCCGTGGGCTGCTGGACGCGATCGAGCGGCTCGGCGGAAGGGTCGTCGAGGGAACGGCGACGCTCGAGCCCACCGCCGACGGACTCTGGGCGGCGGTGGTCGACGGTCGCCAGATCGTCGCTGACAGCATCGTCCTCGCCGCCGGCGCTTGGACCAACCGCCTGCTGGAGCCTCTGGGCAAGCGGGTCGCGATCGAGCCGCAGCGCGGTCAGATCACCCACCTCCACGTTGGTTCGGTCGATACCCGCTTCTGGCCGTCGGTGCACCCGATGTCGGGTCACTACATGCTCGCGTTCGACGACTCGCGAGTGGTGGTCGGCGCGACCAGGGAGCCGGGCACCGGCTTCGACCCGCGGGTGACGGCGGCCGGGCAGCGAGAGGTGCTCGAGAACGCGCTCGCCGTCGCACCCGGCCTCGCCGATGCGACGCTGATCGAGACCCGCGTCGGCCTTCGCCCGATGCCCGAGGGCACGCTGCCCGTCGTGGGGGCGATCGACACGATGCCGGGTGTCTACCTCAACGCCGGCTTCGGCGCGGGCGGACTGACGATGGGCCCGATCGTCGGAGATCAGCTCGCCGCGATCATGCTCGGGCAGGCGGATGCTCCTTCCGAGGGGATCCTCGCGCCCGTGCGACTCTGA
- the proC gene encoding pyrroline-5-carboxylate reductase — MVDSLPSLAFLGAGSMGGAILQGVVASGVAVDGGIIATNRTREKADALASLPGVASIALEENPDGNAEATAAARIILVGVKPAMVPDLLREIAPSLRDDAIVVSLAAGVTLATFTDALGDRAHTVRSMPNTPATVGRAVTGIAAGPAATEDDIALVRALFEQVGAVIEVPESQIDALSTVSGSGPAYVFLLIEKLTEAARGMGFSDADARLMSEQTFIGAAALLAASGEDPAELRRRVTSPKGTTERAVAVLQAAGLDGVFADATAAALARAKELAAGA; from the coding sequence ATGGTCGATTCCCTCCCCTCACTCGCATTCCTCGGAGCAGGTTCCATGGGAGGCGCGATCCTGCAGGGGGTCGTCGCCTCGGGCGTCGCGGTCGACGGCGGCATCATCGCCACCAACAGGACCCGCGAGAAGGCGGATGCCCTCGCGTCCCTCCCCGGAGTCGCCAGCATCGCCCTGGAGGAGAATCCCGACGGCAACGCCGAGGCGACCGCCGCGGCACGGATCATCCTCGTCGGCGTGAAGCCCGCCATGGTGCCCGACCTGCTGCGCGAGATCGCCCCGTCGCTGCGCGACGACGCGATCGTCGTGAGCCTCGCGGCAGGCGTCACGCTGGCGACCTTCACCGACGCGCTCGGCGATCGCGCGCACACGGTGCGCTCGATGCCGAACACCCCGGCCACGGTCGGGCGTGCCGTGACCGGCATCGCGGCAGGTCCCGCGGCCACCGAAGACGACATCGCACTCGTGCGCGCCCTGTTCGAGCAGGTCGGCGCGGTCATCGAAGTGCCCGAGTCGCAGATTGACGCGCTGTCGACGGTCTCCGGTTCCGGTCCCGCGTACGTCTTCCTGCTGATCGAGAAGCTGACGGAGGCTGCGCGGGGGATGGGATTCTCGGATGCCGATGCCCGACTCATGTCGGAGCAGACGTTCATCGGCGCGGCCGCCCTGCTGGCGGCATCCGGAGAGGATCCGGCCGAGCTGCGCCGCCGCGTGACCAGCCCCAAGGGCACGACGGAGCGGGCAGTCGCGGTGCTGCAGGCCGCCGGGCTCGACGGCGTCTTCGCCGACGCGACCGCCGCAGCCCTCGCCCGTGCGAAGGAGCTCGCTGCCGGCGCCTGA
- a CDS encoding potassium channel family protein, which translates to MVRGDAPVLVIGLGRFGAACAGELDRLDREVLAIDEDLGLVQKWSERVTHTVQADARNIDALRQIGAQDFQVAVVAVGSLIEASVLITANLVDLKVPQIWAKAVSQSHGKILARVGANHVIYPEREAGERVAHLVSGRMLDFIRFDDDFVLAKMYPPKFIRGVRLNESGVRSKYSVTVVGVKSPGKPFRYAEANTVVTNHDLIIVSGTNVDIERFAGLDR; encoded by the coding sequence ATGGTGCGGGGCGACGCCCCGGTGCTCGTGATCGGACTCGGCCGTTTCGGCGCCGCATGCGCCGGCGAGCTCGACCGCCTCGATCGCGAGGTGCTCGCGATCGACGAAGACCTCGGCCTCGTGCAGAAGTGGTCGGAGCGAGTCACCCACACGGTTCAGGCGGATGCCCGCAACATCGACGCGCTGCGCCAGATCGGCGCGCAGGACTTCCAGGTCGCTGTCGTCGCCGTGGGGTCGCTGATCGAGGCATCCGTGCTGATCACCGCCAACCTCGTCGACCTGAAGGTGCCGCAGATCTGGGCGAAGGCCGTCTCGCAGTCGCACGGCAAGATCCTCGCGCGCGTCGGCGCGAACCACGTCATCTATCCCGAGCGCGAGGCCGGCGAGCGGGTCGCTCACCTGGTCAGCGGCCGGATGCTCGACTTCATCCGCTTCGACGATGACTTCGTGCTCGCGAAGATGTACCCGCCGAAGTTCATCCGCGGCGTGCGCCTGAACGAGTCGGGCGTGCGGTCGAAGTACAGCGTCACGGTGGTCGGCGTGAAGAGCCCCGGCAAGCCCTTCCGCTATGCGGAGGCGAACACCGTGGTCACCAACCACGATCTCATCATCGTCTCGGGCACGAACGTCGACATCGAGCGCTTCGCCGGCCTCGACCGGTAA
- a CDS encoding TrkH family potassium uptake protein, translating to MSGIVSASSPRRTLRGVGRQVKHLVTSSPSRFAIIIFASLILLFTGLLSLPIASADRTVTPLSDALFTAVSTICVTGLATVDMAAHWSPFGNAVIFVGVNIGGMGVLTLASVMGLVISKRLGLRAKLLAAGDTNPMRAHGGPVNESQTVRLGEVGQLLTTVALSTLVIEGTLAVLLYPALLWAGIPPIAALWEAPYYAAMAFTNTGFTPNAGGVTVFADDYLVLTLLMTGVFLGSIGFPVIYTLIKHVWHVKRWSLHSKLTIITTVLLFIVGAAVFLVLEFDNPRTFGSMDAGETTMNALFLSAMTRSGGFNVIDIADLHGSSMLVGCMLMFVGGGSASTAGGIKVTTLAVLAIAVWSEAKGRPSVEAFGRRIPSDVQRVALSVVAWGATIVAVSTVIIAQITKADIIDVLFDVISAFATVGLSSGLTAELPDSASYVLAVTIFMGRVGTVTLAAAVAATSRSQLYSLPVERPIVG from the coding sequence ATGTCGGGCATCGTGTCGGCATCCTCCCCGCGGCGAACCCTGCGCGGCGTCGGCAGGCAGGTCAAGCACCTCGTCACCTCATCGCCGTCGCGATTCGCGATCATCATCTTCGCCTCGCTGATCCTGCTCTTCACCGGCCTGCTCTCGCTGCCGATCGCGTCGGCCGACCGCACGGTCACCCCGCTCAGCGACGCGCTGTTCACCGCGGTGTCGACAATCTGCGTCACCGGCCTCGCGACGGTCGACATGGCTGCGCACTGGTCGCCATTCGGCAATGCGGTCATCTTCGTCGGCGTCAACATCGGCGGCATGGGCGTGCTCACGCTCGCCTCGGTCATGGGTCTGGTCATCTCCAAGCGGCTGGGGCTGCGCGCCAAGCTGCTCGCCGCCGGCGACACCAACCCGATGCGCGCGCACGGCGGCCCGGTCAACGAGAGCCAGACCGTGCGCCTCGGCGAGGTCGGCCAGCTGCTGACCACGGTCGCGCTGTCGACCCTGGTGATCGAGGGCACCCTGGCGGTGCTTCTCTACCCAGCCTTGCTGTGGGCCGGCATCCCGCCCATCGCCGCGCTCTGGGAAGCCCCGTACTACGCCGCCATGGCGTTCACGAACACCGGCTTCACGCCCAACGCGGGGGGCGTGACGGTCTTCGCGGACGACTACCTCGTGCTCACGCTGCTGATGACCGGCGTGTTCCTCGGCAGCATCGGGTTCCCCGTCATCTACACCCTGATCAAGCACGTCTGGCATGTGAAGCGGTGGTCGCTGCACTCCAAGCTCACGATCATCACCACCGTGCTGCTGTTCATCGTCGGAGCCGCGGTCTTCCTCGTACTCGAGTTCGACAACCCCCGCACGTTCGGCTCGATGGATGCCGGCGAGACCACGATGAACGCGCTCTTCCTGTCGGCCATGACCCGGTCGGGCGGATTCAACGTGATCGACATCGCCGACCTGCACGGATCGTCGATGCTCGTCGGCTGCATGCTCATGTTCGTCGGCGGCGGCTCGGCATCCACCGCGGGCGGCATCAAGGTCACCACGCTGGCAGTGCTCGCCATCGCCGTCTGGTCGGAGGCGAAGGGACGCCCGTCTGTCGAGGCGTTCGGGCGCCGCATCCCCTCCGACGTGCAGCGCGTGGCCCTCAGCGTCGTCGCCTGGGGCGCCACGATCGTCGCCGTCTCGACGGTGATCATCGCCCAGATCACCAAGGCCGACATCATCGACGTGCTCTTCGATGTCATCTCGGCGTTCGCGACGGTCGGCCTCAGCTCCGGCCTCACCGCCGAGCTGCCGGACTCGGCCAGCTACGTGCTCGCCGTGACGATCTTCATGGGGCGCGTTGGTACAGTGACACTCGCCGCGGCGGTCGCCGCGACTTCCCGATCGCAGCTCTACTCGCTGCCCGTCGAAAGGCCGATCGTTGGTTGA
- a CDS encoding ArsR/SmtB family transcription factor has protein sequence MTDIFDVIADGTRRDILRLLLSESSEGGTSVTQIVSRLGISQPTVSKHLKVLREAQLVTVREDGQRRFYSLSAGPLEEVDDWLVPFLVDAYGDQAPEIDIPFAPLPAATAHAAEVVGRAAASAKHVVTTALKKLGT, from the coding sequence ATGACCGACATCTTCGACGTGATCGCAGACGGCACGAGGCGAGACATCCTCCGGCTGCTGTTGAGCGAGTCGTCCGAAGGGGGCACGAGCGTCACCCAGATCGTCAGCCGCCTGGGTATCAGTCAGCCCACCGTGTCGAAGCATCTGAAGGTGCTGCGCGAGGCGCAGCTCGTGACGGTTCGCGAAGACGGTCAGCGTCGCTTCTACAGTCTCTCGGCCGGGCCGCTCGAAGAGGTCGACGACTGGCTCGTGCCCTTCCTCGTCGACGCGTACGGCGATCAGGCGCCCGAGATCGACATCCCGTTCGCACCGCTGCCGGCAGCGACCGCGCATGCGGCCGAGGTCGTCGGCCGAGCGGCGGCGTCGGCCAAGCACGTGGTGACCACGGCCCTGAAGAAGCTCGGCACCTGA
- a CDS encoding ABC transporter permease, translating into MTALLDASAPGIRPRLRGLTAEAVFIDRSLRRSLRDGESLLMAILLPVMLMLVFTWIFGGAIDPGGGYVDYVVPGIILTCAGFGASSTAVYVATDMSSGIIDRFRTLPLRASAVLTGHVVASLIRNLLATAIVVGVALLMGFRPSASPGEWIAASALIALYILAITYLFAAIGLAAGSAEAANGYGFALLFLPYVSSGFVPVESMPEWLQPVAELQPLTPIIDTIRGLLLGNTLTSEPLWAVVWCVAIIVGAVAWGNALYRRRGVRR; encoded by the coding sequence ATGACCGCCCTCCTCGACGCCTCCGCACCCGGCATCCGTCCGCGGCTTCGCGGCCTGACCGCCGAAGCGGTCTTCATCGACCGGAGCCTTCGCCGGTCGCTGCGCGACGGCGAATCGCTGCTCATGGCGATCCTGCTGCCCGTGATGCTCATGCTCGTCTTCACCTGGATCTTCGGAGGAGCGATCGATCCGGGCGGCGGCTACGTCGACTACGTCGTGCCAGGCATCATCCTGACCTGCGCGGGTTTCGGCGCCTCGTCCACCGCCGTGTACGTCGCGACCGACATGTCATCAGGCATCATCGACCGGTTCCGCACCCTTCCGCTGCGGGCGAGCGCGGTGCTCACCGGGCACGTGGTGGCGAGCCTGATACGCAACCTGCTCGCAACCGCGATCGTCGTCGGCGTGGCCCTGCTCATGGGGTTCCGCCCCTCGGCATCCCCGGGAGAGTGGATCGCGGCATCCGCCCTCATCGCGCTGTACATCCTCGCCATCACCTACCTGTTCGCGGCCATCGGCCTGGCGGCGGGCAGCGCCGAGGCGGCGAACGGCTACGGGTTCGCGCTGCTGTTCCTGCCGTACGTCTCGAGCGGGTTCGTGCCGGTGGAGAGCATGCCCGAATGGCTGCAGCCCGTCGCGGAGCTGCAGCCGCTCACCCCGATCATCGACACGATCCGCGGTCTGCTGCTGGGGAACACGCTCACGAGCGAGCCGCTCTGGGCCGTGGTCTGGTGCGTCGCGATCATCGTCGGCGCCGTCGCGTGGGGCAACGCCCTGTATCGACGCCGCGGCGTTCGTCGCTGA
- a CDS encoding ATP-binding cassette domain-containing protein, producing the protein MPLAIHATALSKQYRGRTVLDGIDLEVERGEIFALLGANGAGKTTTISILTTLVRPDGGTAAVAGHDVVVSPEEVRRRISLTGQSAAVDDMLTASENLTMFARLGGLGIRSARARAAELLESLDLEEAANRRVGTFSGGMRRRLDLALSLIVAPEVLFLDEPTTGLDTRSRRTLWHLIRSLADAGTTVFLTTQYLEEADELADRIAVLDSGRIVGLGTPAQLKARIGGTSVEVENADGALLLSLPTDGTIAGIRAALDSIGLVEGALHLRTPSLDDVFLALTGDPSSARTTPLTSSRKESA; encoded by the coding sequence ATGCCGCTCGCCATCCACGCGACAGCGCTGAGCAAGCAGTACCGGGGGCGCACCGTGCTCGACGGAATCGACCTCGAGGTGGAGAGGGGTGAGATCTTCGCGCTCCTCGGCGCCAACGGCGCGGGCAAGACCACGACCATCAGCATCCTGACCACGCTCGTCCGACCCGACGGCGGCACGGCCGCCGTCGCCGGCCACGACGTGGTCGTCTCGCCCGAGGAGGTGCGCCGTCGCATCAGCCTCACGGGGCAGTCCGCTGCGGTCGACGACATGCTCACCGCATCCGAGAACCTCACGATGTTCGCCAGGCTCGGCGGCCTCGGCATCCGCTCGGCTCGCGCTCGCGCCGCCGAGCTGCTCGAATCCCTCGATCTGGAGGAGGCGGCGAACCGCAGGGTCGGCACGTTCTCCGGCGGAATGCGCCGACGCCTCGATCTCGCGCTGAGCCTGATCGTCGCACCCGAGGTGCTCTTCCTCGATGAGCCCACCACCGGTCTCGACACCCGCAGCCGACGCACTCTGTGGCATCTGATCCGCTCCCTGGCCGACGCGGGCACGACGGTCTTCCTCACCACCCAGTACCTGGAGGAGGCCGATGAGCTGGCCGACAGGATCGCCGTGCTCGACAGCGGACGTATCGTCGGGCTGGGCACACCTGCGCAGCTCAAGGCCCGCATCGGCGGCACCTCGGTCGAGGTGGAGAACGCCGACGGGGCCCTGCTGCTGAGCCTGCCCACCGACGGCACGATCGCAGGGATCCGCGCCGCGCTCGACTCGATCGGCCTCGTCGAGGGCGCGCTGCACCTGCGCACCCCCTCACTCGACGACGTCTTCCTCGCGCTCACCGGAGATCCGTCCTCGGCTCGGACCACCCCGCTCACCTCATCACGAAAGGAATCAGCATGA